DNA from Desulfarculus baarsii DSM 2075:
CTGGCCGGCCGCCGAGCGGCGGGGATCGTCGGGGCCTTCGCGCTCCCAACTGGCCAGGGTCAGGCCGGCAACCACCAGCGCCGGCAGGCCGACGGCCAGCCAGCGCCGGGCCTGGCCCCAGAGCGCGCCGCCGGCCGGCTGATTTTGCAGCTCCCACGGGTCTTGGCGCTGGGCCCGGCTGAGCTGGGGGGCCTCCAACCCGCAAAGCACGGCCCCGACCAGGGCCGGGCTCAGGGCCTGATCCAGCGGCGCGGACTCCGCCAGGCGCAGGCTGGCCACGTGGCCCACGGCCAGGCGCAGGGGTTTGCCGGGCCGCGTCGGCCGAGGCTCGGGGCCCAGGGCCAAAAGCTCCACCGGCTCCAGGTCCAGGCCTCGGGCTTGTAGCTGATCCAGGGCGGCCATGGCCGCCAGCGGCCCACGGGCAAAGCCGGCCCACTGGGGCCACAGCGCCTCCAGCATGGCCAGGCGGCCCAACCAGCGCTCGGCCTGGGCCAGGGCGTCGGCGGTGTGCGGGTCTAGGGAAAAGCGTTCGGCCAAGCCGGCCTTGCTCTGGGCCATTGGTGCTCCAGCATGCGACATTAGCAAAAAATGTATTACAAAAAGCGCACAAGGCCCAACAAAAAATGCGTCCGCGAAAAAAGGGGAAGGCCCGGCGCGCGGCCGAGCCCTCCCCTGGATGACGTTGGCTTGCCCGGCGGCGGCTCAGCCGACCTTGGGCAGGTGCTTGAGGGCCTCGTCGACCAGCTCTTGCGGATAGCGATAGTTGTGCAGTTTGCCGGCAAAGTAGGCGTCGTAGGACGACATGTCGAAGTGGCCGTGGCCGGAGAGGTTGAACAAGATCGTTTTTTCCTTGCCCTCTTCCTTGGCGATGAGCGCTTCCTCCACCGCGCCGCGGATGGCGTGGGTGGACTCGGGGGCGGGGATGATGCCCTCGGTGCGGGCAAAGAGCACGCCCGATTCAAAACACTCCAGCTGGGTGATGGCCCGGGCCTCGACCAGGCCGTCCTCGACCACGCGGCTGACGGTGGGGGCCATGCCGTGGTAGCGCAGGCCGCCGGCGTGGATGCTGGGCGGCATGAAGGTGTGGCCCAGGGTGTGCATCATCACGATGGGGGCCATATGGGCCATGTCGCCGTAATCATAGGCGTAGACGCCCTTGGTCACGGTGGGGCAACTGGCCGGCTCGATGGCCAGGACGCGCACGTCCATGCCGGCCATTTTTTCGCGCAGGAAGGGGAAGGCGATGCCGGCGAAGTTGGAGCCGCCGCCGATGCAGCCAATGACCACGTCGGGTTTCTCGCCGATGGCCTTGAACTGACGCAGGGCCTCTTCGCCGATGATGGTCTGGTGCATGCAGACGTGGTTGAGCACCGAGCCCAGGGCGTAGTTGGTGTCGGCGCGGCCGGCGGCGTCCTCCACGGCTTCGCTGATGGCCAGGCCCAGGGAGCCGGGGCTGTCGGGGTCTTCGGCC
Protein-coding regions in this window:
- a CDS encoding Fic family protein encodes the protein MAQSKAGLAERFSLDPHTADALAQAERWLGRLAMLEALWPQWAGFARGPLAAMAALDQLQARGLDLEPVELLALGPEPRPTRPGKPLRLAVGHVASLRLAESAPLDQALSPALVGAVLCGLEAPQLSRAQRQDPWELQNQPAGGALWGQARRWLAVGLPALVVAGLTLASWEREGPDDPRRSAAGQVLLYGLAPRLGLPAAAFLRLRPALELASAQQPGGCQGLLHLVRRSGAWRTWLLVFLRACGQAARLASDSGLAAYQLQVENADLVRTWVRAPRHPLRLLDLLVSLPVIDLPTVAQQLGVTQRTAGLLVSKLLEMGLLVEVTGQRRGRRFAYSPLINLLWPPLAEA
- a CDS encoding TrpB-like pyridoxal phosphate-dependent enzyme, whose translation is MKPVKTLLSEQDMPKQWYNIQADLPTPLAPPYHPATMQIVTPEQMNVIFPMSLIEQEMSDKRWWEIPDEVLQILALWRPTPLQRAYNLEKALGTPAKIYFKNESVSPAGSHKPNTSVPQAYYNKKEGIKRIATETGAGQWGSAMSLATNMFGIECTVYMVRVSYDQKPYRKSMINTWGAEIFASPSTQTESGRKILAEDPDSPGSLGLAISEAVEDAAGRADTNYALGSVLNHVCMHQTIIGEEALRQFKAIGEKPDVVIGCIGGGSNFAGIAFPFLREKMAGMDVRVLAIEPASCPTVTKGVYAYDYGDMAHMAPIVMMHTLGHTFMPPSIHAGGLRYHGMAPTVSRVVEDGLVEARAITQLECFESGVLFARTEGIIPAPESTHAIRGAVEEALIAKEEGKEKTILFNLSGHGHFDMSSYDAYFAGKLHNYRYPQELVDEALKHLPKVG